Below is a genomic region from Delftia tsuruhatensis.
CGCCCGACTCGGCGCCAGCAGGGCCGCAAGCACGACGAAAGCCCCTCGAAGCCCACTGGCGCACATGCCCTGCGGCGGCCATCGCCGTAGAATCCCGGGGTTCCAGCCCGGCATCGGGCCTACCGCACCGAACCCATCCATGAGCTCTTCTGCCCCCTCCCCTACCCCGATTTCCTACAAAGACGCCGGCGTCGACATCGTTGCCGGCGATGCACTGGTCGAGCGCATCAAGCCGCTGGCCAAGAAGACCATGCGCGAAGGCGTGATGGCCGGCATCGGAGGCTTCGGCGCACTGTTCGAGGTCCCCAAGCGCTACAAGGAGCCCGTGCTGGTCTCGGGCACCGATGGCGTGGGCACCAAGCTCAAGCTGGCCTTCGAGTGGAACATGCATGACACCGTGGGCATCGACCTGGTGGCCATGAGCGTCAACGACGTGCTGGTCCAGGGTGCCGAGCCCCTGTTCTTCCTCGACTACTTCGCCTGCGGCAAGCTGGACGTGGACACGGCCGCCGCCGTGGTCGGCGGCATCGCTCGCGGCTGCGAGCTGTCGGGCTGCGCCCTGATCGGCGGCGAAACCGCCGAGATGCCCGGCATGTACCCGGCTGGCGAATACGACCTGGCGGGCTTTGCCGTCGGCGCCGTCGAGAAGTCCAGGATCCTGACCGGCCAGAACGTGGCCGCCGGCGACGTGGTGCTGGGCCTGGCCTCGGCCGGCGTGCACTCCAACGGCTTCTCCCTGGTGCGCAAGTGCATCGAACGCGCCGAAAGCCAGGGCGCACTGCCCGCCACGCTGGATGGCAAGCCGTTCAGGCAGGCCATCATGGAACCCACGCGCCTGTACGTGAAGAACGTGCTGGCCGCATTGGAGCAGCACCCCATCAAGGCGCTGGCCCACATCACCGGCGGCGGCCTGCTGGAGAACATCCCCCGCGTGCTGCCCGAGGGCCTGGCCGCCCACCTGCAAGCCGGCAGCTGGCCCCAGACCGAGCTGTTCGCCTGGCTGCAGAAGACGGCCGGCATCGATGCCGTGGAAATGAACCGCACCTTCAACAACGGCATCGGCATGGTCGTCGTCGTGCCTGCAGAAGCCGCCCAGGCCACGGCCGCCACGCTCCAGCAACTGGGCGAGACGGTCTACACCATCGGACGCATCGCCGAACGCGGCGAGGGCGAGAGCGTCGAGGTCCGCTGACCACCGGCCCCCGCGCATGACCCAGCACCTGCCCTCGCCCATCATCTCCCCGCAGCCCGCGCCCACGCGCGGCGTGACACTGGCCAGCTATATCCTGATGGCCGGCGCCCTGCTGCTGATCATGTGGCAGGGCCTGCTGCCAGGCATGCTGTGTGTCTGCGTGGGCTTCCTGGTCACGCGCAGCCTGGCCGGGCTGCTGGCACGCGCCCAGCCCAAGGCCCGGCGCGGCTCTCTGCCGCGCTGGACCCAGCTGGTGGCGGCCGCCATCGTCATCCTCGCGCCGCTGGCCCTGCTCAGCGGAGCGCTGTCGCACACGCGCACCTACATCACCGACGCCCCCCAGCAGTACCGCGAGCTGCTGGACTACCTGGCGCACACGGTGCTGGAGTTGCGCGACAAGCTGCCGGCCGACATGGCCGACCAGTTGCCCGACGGAGCCCAGGAGATCCAGCACCTGCTGGCCAGCTATCTGGCCGCCAAGGCCGGCGCCCTCGCCCATGCGGGCCGCGCCTGGCTCACCGGCCTGCTCTACGCCTATGTGGGCATGATCATCGGCGCGCTGGCCGCCGTGCGCCCCATCACCACGCGCCGCCCGCCGCTGGTGGCCGCACTGCGTGAACGCATCCGGCTCATGGGCCTGGCCTTCCGCCAGATCGTGGCCGCCCAGTTCTGGATCGCGGCCTTCAACACCTTTCTCACGGCCATCTTCCTGCTCGGCATCCTGCCGCACTGGAACCTGACCCTGCCCTACACGCCGGCCCTGATCACGCTGACCTTCATCGCCGGCCTGGTACCCATCGTCGGCAACCTGCTGTGCAACGTGGTGATCACCATCGTCGGCCTGTCGGTGTCTCCGGTGGCCGCGGCCGCCTGCCTGGGCTTTCTGATCCTGATCCACAAGGCCGAGTACGTGATCAACGCCAAGGTCGTGGGCCAGCGCACGCACATGGGCGTGTGGGAGCTGCTGGCCGTGATGTTCGTGGCGGAATCGGTGTTCGGCCCCGCCGGCCTGGTGGCCGCGCCACTGTTCTACGCCTACCTGAAGAAGGAACTGGAGGCGGTCCGCCTGGTCTGAGCCGCGGCCACCGTGATCTACAGACCCCGCAGCCGCCGGATCACCTCGCGCACGGCCACGGCCTGCGCTCCACGCTGGGACTGGAGAAAGCGCTCCAGGTCCTCCAGCGCACGCTCGGTCACGCCCCATTGCGCATAGGCCAGCCCCCGGTCCCGGTAGATCTCGGGCATGTCGGGCCGCAGCACGGCGAGCCGGTTGAGCACGGCCACCAGCAGCGGCCAGTCGCGCCGGGCGTGGTGGATCTCCTGGAGGTTGCGCAGCATGCGCTCCAGGATATCGCGGGCCGAGGCCCCCTGCAGGTACAGGCCCAGCGGGGCAGCTTCCTCGGCGGACAGGCCCGCGCTCTGCCAGAAGGGCTCCAGCCTTTCGGCCAGGTTGTTCGCGGAAAAGGACTCGCCGCTCAGCGGATCCATCACCACCTGCCCCTGGGGCAGGCGCAGCTTGACCAGGAAATGCCCGGGAAAGCTCACCCCCTGCGCCGGCAGCCCGATACCTGCGGCCAGTTCCAGCCAGATCAGCGCGACACTGATCGGAATGCCGCGCCGCGTCTGCAGCACATGGTGGATGTAGCTGTTGGCCGGGTCATAGTAGTCATTGAGGTTGCCGCCGAAGCCCAACTCGCCGTAGAAGAACTGGTTGAGCACCCGCAGGCGCTGCAGCGGATCGGTCTCGCCAGCCAGGCGCTGGGCCAGGCGCACCTGCAGCCGGTCCAGCTCGGCGCTGGCGGCCTGGAGGTCCAGGTCGGGGATGGCATCCTGGGCAATGCTGATCGCCGCCTCCATCAACGGCAGACCGTCATCGCTTTGCACCAGCGCTGCAAAGTACTGCAGGGCCGTCGGCGTGTCTTCGTAACTCCAGCTCATGATGCTCGGGGCCTGTTCACACCCATCAGGGGGTCGCGTCGCTCGGGCCTGCAATTATGCGGGCTGGAGCGAAGCCCTAGCGCCGCAGCAGCGTGCGCAGTTTCAGTCCCGCCGCCCACAGCGCGCCGAAATACAGCAGGGCCGACGCGACCAGCATGGCCGTCAGCAGGCCCACGCGCTGCCATCCATGGGCGCGCAGCGCGATCCAGTCGAAATGCTGGCTGCCCCAGGTCAGCAGCACGGCCAGCAGGCTGCTGGCGGCAACCACCTGCAAGGCCAGCCGGCCCCAGCCCGGCTGCGGCCGGTAGACACGGCGGCGCAACAGCCCCGTGAGCAGCCAGGCGGCGTTGACCAGGGCGGCCAGCCCGATGGACAGGGCCAGACCGGTGTGGGCCATGAAGGGCACGAGCACGAGGTTGAGCAGCTGCGTGATGACCAGCACCACGATGGCGATCTTGACGGGCGTGCGGATGTCCTGGCTTGCGTAGTAGCCGGGCGCCAGGACCTTGATGGCCACCAGGCCCACCAGGCCCGCGCCATAGCCGATCAGGGCCAGCGCGATCTGGCCCACGTCGCCATCCTGCAGCGCACCACGGTGAAAAAGCGTGGCCACCAGCGGCTCGGCGAAGGTCAGCAGGCCCACGGCGCAGGGCACGGCCAGCAAAACCACCAGGCGCAGCCCCCAGTCCAGCATGGCGGAGTAGCGCTCGCCGTCGTCGGCCGCCTTGGCGGCCGCCAGTTGCGGCGTGAGCACCACCCCCAGCGCCACGCCCAGCAGCGCGGTCGGGAACTCCATCAGCCGGTCGGCATAGAACAGCCAGGTCACGCTGCCGGGCTGCAGGTAGGACGCGATCTGGGTATTGATCATCAGCGAGACCTGGGCCACGCCCACGCCCAGCAGCGCCGGTGCCATCAGCGTGAGGATGCGGCGCACGCCGGCCTCGCCCCAGGCCTGGCGCAGCGCCGAGGGCGAAAAGCCGATCCGCGGCATCAGCCCCAGGCGTGCCAGCGCCGGCAGCTGCACCGCCAGCTGCAGCACGCCGCCCAGCATCACGCCACCCGCCATGGCATAGATGGGCTCGATGCCGCGCGCCTGGAGCCAGGGCGCCCCCCAGAAGGCCGCGGCGATCATGGCCAGGTTCAGCAGCACCGGCGTGGCCGCCGAAACGGCGAACCGCCGCCAGGTATTGAGCACGCCGGCCGACAGCGCCACCAGCGACATGAAGCCGATGTAGGGGAACATCCAGCGCGTCATCAGCACGGCCGCGTCATAACCCTGCGGCGACTGTCGCAGGCCGCTGGCCAGCAGCCAGACCAGCAACGGCGCGCCGATGACACCCAGGGCACAGGTCACGACCAGCACCCAGAACAGCAAGGTGGCCACATGCGAGATCAGCGTGCGGGTGGCCTCCTCCCCCTCCTTGGCCTTGCTGGCCGCCAGCACGGGCACGAAGGCCTGGCTGAAGGCCCCCTCGGCGAACAGCCGCCGAAAGAGGTTGGGGATCCTGAAGGCGACATTGAAGGCATCGGTCAGCGCATTGGCTCCGAACATGGAGGCCATGAGCAGATCGCGCACCAGCCCGGTGATACGGGAGGCCAGCGTCAGCAGGGAAACGGTGGAGGCGGCTTTGAACAGTGACACCGTCGGGAGTGTATGCGCTCGCACGGGCGCCGCAGCGGCGCCCACGGCGACCCGCGCGCCTCTTGCACTCCGTTGCAACAGGCCGGGCAACCGGAGCACGGTGCAACCCGGCTCGAATTCACGGCATGCTATAATCCCGCGCTTCGCCGACAACATCCTCAGACACTAGGAACACATACACCATGGCATCGAAGCCCGTAAAGAAGAACCCCCGCCTGGCCTCCGGCCGCAAGCGCGCCCGCCAGGACGTCAAGCTGAACGCAGCCAACACCTCGCTGCGCTCCAAGTACCGCACTGCCGTCAAGAAGGTCGAGAAGGCCGTCCTGACCGGCGACAAGGCCAAGGCCACCGAACTGTTCGCAGCCGCACAATCCGTGCTGGACACGATCGCCGACAAGGGCATCTTCCACAAGAACAAGGCCGCTCGCGACAAGAGCCGCCTGTCCGCCAAGGTCAAGGCCCTGGCCGCCGCCTGATTCCATCAGGCAATCG
It encodes:
- the purM gene encoding phosphoribosylformylglycinamidine cyclo-ligase, encoding MSSSAPSPTPISYKDAGVDIVAGDALVERIKPLAKKTMREGVMAGIGGFGALFEVPKRYKEPVLVSGTDGVGTKLKLAFEWNMHDTVGIDLVAMSVNDVLVQGAEPLFFLDYFACGKLDVDTAAAVVGGIARGCELSGCALIGGETAEMPGMYPAGEYDLAGFAVGAVEKSRILTGQNVAAGDVVLGLASAGVHSNGFSLVRKCIERAESQGALPATLDGKPFRQAIMEPTRLYVKNVLAALEQHPIKALAHITGGGLLENIPRVLPEGLAAHLQAGSWPQTELFAWLQKTAGIDAVEMNRTFNNGIGMVVVVPAEAAQATAATLQQLGETVYTIGRIAERGEGESVEVR
- a CDS encoding AI-2E family transporter: MTQHLPSPIISPQPAPTRGVTLASYILMAGALLLIMWQGLLPGMLCVCVGFLVTRSLAGLLARAQPKARRGSLPRWTQLVAAAIVILAPLALLSGALSHTRTYITDAPQQYRELLDYLAHTVLELRDKLPADMADQLPDGAQEIQHLLASYLAAKAGALAHAGRAWLTGLLYAYVGMIIGALAAVRPITTRRPPLVAALRERIRLMGLAFRQIVAAQFWIAAFNTFLTAIFLLGILPHWNLTLPYTPALITLTFIAGLVPIVGNLLCNVVITIVGLSVSPVAAAACLGFLILIHKAEYVINAKVVGQRTHMGVWELLAVMFVAESVFGPAGLVAAPLFYAYLKKELEAVRLV
- a CDS encoding SirB1 family protein; the encoded protein is MSWSYEDTPTALQYFAALVQSDDGLPLMEAAISIAQDAIPDLDLQAASAELDRLQVRLAQRLAGETDPLQRLRVLNQFFYGELGFGGNLNDYYDPANSYIHHVLQTRRGIPISVALIWLELAAGIGLPAQGVSFPGHFLVKLRLPQGQVVMDPLSGESFSANNLAERLEPFWQSAGLSAEEAAPLGLYLQGASARDILERMLRNLQEIHHARRDWPLLVAVLNRLAVLRPDMPEIYRDRGLAYAQWGVTERALEDLERFLQSQRGAQAVAVREVIRRLRGL
- the murJ gene encoding murein biosynthesis integral membrane protein MurJ encodes the protein MSLFKAASTVSLLTLASRITGLVRDLLMASMFGANALTDAFNVAFRIPNLFRRLFAEGAFSQAFVPVLAASKAKEGEEATRTLISHVATLLFWVLVVTCALGVIGAPLLVWLLASGLRQSPQGYDAAVLMTRWMFPYIGFMSLVALSAGVLNTWRRFAVSAATPVLLNLAMIAAAFWGAPWLQARGIEPIYAMAGGVMLGGVLQLAVQLPALARLGLMPRIGFSPSALRQAWGEAGVRRILTLMAPALLGVGVAQVSLMINTQIASYLQPGSVTWLFYADRLMEFPTALLGVALGVVLTPQLAAAKAADDGERYSAMLDWGLRLVVLLAVPCAVGLLTFAEPLVATLFHRGALQDGDVGQIALALIGYGAGLVGLVAIKVLAPGYYASQDIRTPVKIAIVVLVITQLLNLVLVPFMAHTGLALSIGLAALVNAAWLLTGLLRRRVYRPQPGWGRLALQVVAASSLLAVLLTWGSQHFDWIALRAHGWQRVGLLTAMLVASALLYFGALWAAGLKLRTLLRR
- the rpsT gene encoding 30S ribosomal protein S20, which encodes MASKPVKKNPRLASGRKRARQDVKLNAANTSLRSKYRTAVKKVEKAVLTGDKAKATELFAAAQSVLDTIADKGIFHKNKAARDKSRLSAKVKALAAA